One region of Neisseria mucosa genomic DNA includes:
- a CDS encoding IS630 family transposase (programmed frameshift), translated as MAYSADLRNKALNYYEQCKNISQTAATFNLSRNTLYLWIRLKKQTGSLKHQVTGLNAVKLDRQKLAQYVGQHPDAYLHEIAKHFDCTPAAVCYALKQMGMTRKKRPTTYKEQDPAKVTHYLTQLAEFSDYQRVYLDETGFDRYLFRPYARSLKGQIVKAQISGKRYRRLSLVSAQVGNRLIAPMVYQNTMTGVFFEAWFQQCLLPALTQKSVIILDNARFHRMGVLREMAEKWGHKVLPLAPYSPELNPIEKVWANIKRYLRTVLSDYARFDDALLSYFDFN; from the exons ATGGCATACTCTGCGGACTTAAGAAACAAAGCTTTAAACTATTACGAACAATGCAAAAACATCAGCCAAACCGCAGCAACGTTTAACTTGTCAAGAAACACGCTTTACCTGTGGATTCGCCTTAAAAAACAAACAGGCAGCCTAAAACATCAAGTTACCGGTCTAAATGCCGTCAAATTGGATAGGCAAAAACTGGCTCAATATGTTGGGCAACACCCGGATGCCTATCTGCATGAAATCGCCAAACATTTTGATTGTACGCCAGCCGCCGTTTGCTATGCACTCAAACAGATGGGGATGACGCGCAAAAAAAGAC CCACCACTTACAAAGAACAAGACCCGGCCAAAGTAACGCATTATTTGACACAGCTGGCCGAATTTTCCGACTACCAACGTGTTTATTTGGATGAAACAGGATTTGACCGCTACCTGTTCCGTCCCTATGCCCGCAGCCTGAAAGGGCAAATAGTGAAAGCGCAGATAAGTGGAAAAAGATACCGACGCTTATCTCTGGTGTCCGCACAAGTCGGCAACCGGCTGATTGCTCCGATGGTTTATCAAAATACGATGACCGGGGTCTTTTTTGAAGCGTGGTTTCAGCAATGCCTACTGCCTGCATTGACTCAAAAATCGGTGATTATTTTAGATAATGCGCGATTTCACCGTATGGGTGTTTTACGGGAAATGGCGGAAAAATGGGGACATAAGGTATTGCCTCTTGCACCTTATTCACCTGAGCTCAATCCGATTGAGAAGGTGTGGGCGAATATTAAGCGGTATCTGCGAACCGTATTGTCTGATTACGCCCGATTTGACGATGCGTTACTGTCCTATTTTGATTTTAATTAA
- a CDS encoding DNA modification methylase: MNRCELYLVSDVVESGRIGKLHVGDDQEDICQEIKGFVLNPMRISKKSKIFLDNYENIMFSLENKKIICMQINFENKNAKSVVLNDLFSDFSGIDDWLNFAEKYNWLCEKNSSIYVFRKNNVFIYVNDQGMLHLISVY; the protein is encoded by the coding sequence ATGAATCGATGTGAACTGTATTTAGTTAGTGATGTTGTTGAAAGCGGAAGGATTGGTAAGCTTCATGTAGGGGATGATCAAGAAGATATTTGCCAAGAAATCAAAGGTTTTGTATTAAACCCTATGAGGATTTCTAAAAAATCAAAAATATTTTTAGATAATTATGAAAATATAATGTTCTCGTTAGAAAATAAAAAAATAATCTGTATGCAGATAAATTTTGAGAACAAAAATGCCAAATCTGTAGTTTTAAATGATTTGTTTTCAGATTTTTCCGGTATTGATGACTGGCTAAATTTTGCTGAAAAGTACAATTGGCTATGTGAGAAGAACTCTTCAATATATGTATTTAGAAAAAATAATGTTTTTATCTATGTGAATGATCAGGGTATGCTTCATTTGATATCCGTTTATTAG
- a CDS encoding IS630 family transposase (programmed frameshift) has translation MAYSADLRNKALNYYEQCKNISQTAATFNLSRNTLYLWIRLKKQTGSLKHQVTGLNAVKLDRQKLAQYVGQHPDAYLHEIAKHFDCTPAAVCYALKQMGMTRKKRPTTYKEQDPAKVTHYLTQLAEFSDYQRVYLDETGFDRYLFRPYARSLKGQIVKAQISGKRYRRLSLVSAQVGNRLIAPMVYQNTMTGVFFEAWFQQCLLPALTQKSVIILDNARFHRMGVLREMAEKWGHKVLPLAPYSPELNPIEKVWANIKRYLRTVLSDYARFDDALLSYFDFN, from the exons ATGGCATACTCTGCGGACTTAAGAAACAAAGCTTTAAACTATTACGAACAATGCAAAAACATCAGCCAAACCGCAGCAACGTTTAACTTGTCAAGAAACACGCTTTACCTGTGGATTCGCCTTAAAAAACAAACAGGCAGCCTAAAACATCAAGTTACCGGTCTAAATGCCGTCAAATTGGATAGGCAAAAACTGGCTCAATATGTTGGGCAACACCCGGATGCCTATCTGCATGAAATCGCCAAACATTTTGATTGTACGCCAGCCGCCGTTTGCTATGCACTCAAACAGATGGGGATGACGCGCAAAAAAAGAC CCACCACTTACAAAGAACAAGACCCGGCCAAAGTAACGCATTATTTGACACAGCTGGCCGAATTTTCCGACTACCAACGTGTTTATTTGGATGAAACAGGATTTGACCGCTACCTGTTCCGTCCCTATGCCCGCAGCCTGAAAGGGCAAATAGTGAAAGCGCAGATAAGTGGAAAAAGATACCGACGCTTATCTCTGGTGTCCGCACAAGTCGGCAACCGGCTGATTGCTCCGATGGTTTATCAAAATACGATGACCGGAGTCTTTTTTGAAGCGTGGTTTCAGCAATGCCTACTGCCCGCATTGACTCAAAAATCGGTGATTATTTTAGATAATGCGCGATTTCACCGTATGGGTGTCTTACGGGAAATGGCGGAAAAATGGGGACATAAGGTATTGCCTCTTGCACCTTATTCACCTGAGCTCAACCCGATTGAGAAGGTGTGGGCGAATATTAAGCGGTATCTGCGAACCGTATTGTCTGATTACGCCCGATTTGACGATGCGCTACTGTCCTATTTTGATTTTAATTGA
- a CDS encoding shikimate kinase, which produces MNTFMEKLNGNLILIGLMGAGKTTLGRQFAQMYDCPFYDSDLEICSASGVSISTIFEMEGEGGFRHRETLMLKKLSALNGIVLSTGGGSVLREENRRCLREHGTVVYLHALPEVLLERTRYDSSRPLLKTDDPLKKLRELYTVRDPIYRETAHIVIESESCAKTLRKLVECLDERQFIEYDD; this is translated from the coding sequence ATGAACACCTTCATGGAAAAGCTCAATGGTAATTTAATTCTTATCGGATTGATGGGGGCAGGAAAAACAACGCTGGGAAGGCAGTTTGCTCAAATGTACGACTGCCCGTTTTATGATAGTGATTTGGAAATTTGCTCAGCATCAGGTGTTTCTATTTCCACTATTTTCGAGATGGAGGGAGAGGGAGGATTCCGACACCGTGAGACTTTGATGCTGAAAAAGCTGTCGGCATTAAACGGCATTGTGTTATCGACGGGAGGTGGCTCGGTTTTGCGTGAAGAAAACCGACGTTGCCTGCGTGAGCATGGTACGGTGGTTTATTTGCATGCATTACCTGAAGTGCTGTTAGAGCGTACACGTTATGATAGCAGCCGCCCGCTTTTAAAAACGGACGATCCTTTAAAGAAATTACGTGAATTGTATACGGTTCGAGATCCGATTTATCGTGAGACCGCGCATATCGTTATAGAGTCGGAGAGTTGTGCTAAAACCCTTCGAAAATTGGTTGAATGTTTGGATGAGCGACAATTCATTGAATATGATGATTAA
- a CDS encoding 3-dehydroquinate synthase: MRTLTVQTPSHQYPIFIGYDLIGQADSLLKPYLNKTAAIITNETVAPLYLKSLQMSLDRIGIRHFSIILPDGEKYKNWQTLNLIFDGLMENRAERKTTLIALGGGVIGDMVGFAAATYQRGAPFIQIPTTLLSQVDSSVGGKTGINHPLGKNMIGAFYQPQAVLADLETLKTLPRRELSAGMAEVIKYGALGDVDFFEWLEQNIEDLMVQNQEKLTQAVYHCCKMKADIVAKDETEQGIRAWLNLGHTFGHAIEAEMGYGVWLHGEAVAAGCVLAGRLSEEFGKISDADTRRIAFLMDAAGLPSFPPKFPFEKWISHMSHDKKVSSGVMRFIGLNRLGEANITEVSDIDILKRTLQPYL; the protein is encoded by the coding sequence ATGCGTACTTTGACTGTTCAAACTCCGTCTCATCAATATCCTATTTTTATCGGGTATGACCTTATCGGTCAGGCTGATAGTTTACTCAAGCCTTATTTGAATAAAACGGCCGCAATCATAACCAACGAAACTGTTGCGCCTTTATATCTGAAAAGTCTTCAAATGAGTTTGGACAGAATCGGTATCAGGCATTTCAGCATTATCTTGCCGGATGGCGAAAAATATAAAAACTGGCAGACATTGAACCTTATTTTTGACGGATTGATGGAAAACAGGGCCGAACGGAAAACTACACTAATTGCATTGGGTGGCGGGGTAATCGGCGATATGGTCGGCTTTGCCGCTGCCACGTACCAACGAGGTGCGCCGTTTATCCAAATCCCGACAACTCTGTTAAGTCAAGTGGATTCATCCGTAGGTGGGAAGACGGGCATCAACCATCCGCTTGGAAAAAATATGATTGGTGCGTTTTACCAACCGCAGGCGGTCTTGGCTGATTTGGAAACATTGAAGACCTTGCCGCGCCGAGAATTATCGGCAGGTATGGCGGAAGTTATTAAATATGGTGCACTTGGCGATGTTGATTTCTTTGAGTGGTTGGAACAAAACATTGAGGATTTGATGGTGCAAAACCAAGAGAAATTGACGCAGGCGGTATATCACTGCTGCAAAATGAAAGCCGACATTGTTGCCAAAGATGAAACCGAACAAGGTATCCGCGCGTGGCTTAATCTCGGCCATACTTTCGGACACGCCATCGAGGCGGAAATGGGTTACGGAGTATGGTTGCATGGTGAGGCAGTAGCAGCGGGTTGTGTGCTGGCAGGTAGATTATCCGAAGAATTTGGTAAAATTTCCGATGCGGATACACGTCGAATCGCTTTTTTAATGGATGCTGCAGGATTGCCGTCATTTCCGCCTAAATTTCCGTTTGAAAAATGGATCAGCCATATGAGCCATGACAAAAAGGTCAGTAGCGGCGTGATGCGTTTTATCGGGCTGAACCGTTTGGGGGAAGCCAATATTACTGAAGTTAGCGATATTGATATTTTAAAGCGGACTTTGCAGCCGTATTTGTAA
- a CDS encoding IS5/IS1182 family transposase (programmed frameshift) yields MNRKTYPSDISREQFAPLLPLLESARKRTAPRQVDLYDVFCAILYLQRTGCSWRALPGDFPKWRTVHSHFQRWTEPRESGISILEEALKKNQVVAERRKQGRHEATTFLIIDAQSVKNTDTAMEKGYDADKKVSGIKRYIAVDTQGLPHALAVTTADVTDRKGCLVALERGRDNLGAIQKILADGGYTGKAFASSVQELIGAEVEIAKRNELHRFAVLPKRWVVERSFSWLEKNRRLWKNCERKLSTSLQMVALAFLGVLLRRL; encoded by the exons ATGAACAGAAAAACCTACCCAAGCGATATCAGTCGCGAGCAATTTGCGCCTCTCCTTCCCCTGCTGGAAAGTGCCCGTAAACGCACAGCGCCACGCCAGGTGGACTTGTACGATGTCTTTTGTGCCATTCTCTACCTGCAACGCACTGGCTGCTCCTGGCGCGCTTTGCCGGGCGACTTCCCCAAATGGCGCACCGTGCATTCCCACTTCCAGAGATGGACCGAACCACGCGAGAGTGGCATCAGCATCCTTGAGGAAGCATTAAA AAAAAATCAGGTAGTTGCGGAGCGCCGCAAGCAGGGGCGCCATGAAGCAACTACTTTCCTGATTATTGATGCGCAGAGTGTGAAGAACACGGATACCGCCATGGAAAAAGGCTACGATGCGGACAAGAAGGTTAGCGGTATCAAGCGATATATAGCGGTTGACACGCAAGGTTTGCCGCATGCCCTTGCGGTAACGACGGCGGATGTTACGGATAGAAAAGGCTGCCTGGTGGCATTGGAACGTGGGCGGGATAACCTTGGTGCGATACAAAAAATCCTTGCTGACGGTGGTTACACGGGTAAGGCATTTGCTTCGTCGGTACAGGAGTTGATTGGTGCGGAGGTAGAGATTGCCAAACGAAACGAATTGCACCGTTTTGCAGTATTGCCGAAGCGATGGGTAGTAGAGCGCAGCTTTTCCTGGTTGGAAAAGAACAGGCGGCTTTGGAAAAACTGCGAGCGTAAGTTGAGTACCAGTCTGCAAATGGTAGCTTTGGCTTTCTTGGGAGTCCTGCTACGAAGACTATGA
- a CDS encoding N-acetyl-gamma-glutamyl-phosphate reductase — MNSKIKVGVVGATGYTGVELLRLLSSHPNIEITTVTSRSESGKAVSDYFPSLRGIYDLTFQTPEHAGLEKCDIVFFATPNGIAMNDAPRLLEKGIRIVDLSADFRIQDISTWEHWYKMKHASPDIVPQAVYGLSELNRDAIASAQIVANPGCYPTCVSLPLLPLLKEGRLKPHMPLIADCKSGVSGAGRKANTGSLLCEAGDNFKAYGITGHRHQPEIRQTIATLQPGIAEHFIFVPHLTPMIRGMHATLYLHLEDGCNPEAVLREFYRDSPFVDIMPAGSTPETRSVRGANLCRISIQKSSSDNVWIALSVIDNLVKGAAGQAVQNMNIMFGFDEKLGLIQTPLLP, encoded by the coding sequence ATGAATTCGAAAATCAAAGTCGGCGTTGTCGGTGCAACAGGCTACACCGGCGTAGAGCTTTTGCGGCTTCTCAGCAGTCATCCGAATATTGAAATTACAACGGTAACCAGCCGCAGCGAGTCAGGTAAAGCAGTTTCCGATTACTTTCCCAGTCTGAGGGGAATCTACGATCTGACCTTTCAAACACCCGAACACGCCGGTTTGGAAAAATGCGATATTGTCTTTTTCGCCACCCCAAATGGAATCGCCATGAACGATGCTCCTCGTCTTTTGGAAAAAGGTATCCGCATCGTCGACTTATCCGCTGACTTTCGTATACAGGATATTTCCACATGGGAACATTGGTACAAAATGAAGCACGCCAGCCCGGATATTGTTCCTCAAGCGGTGTACGGATTAAGTGAATTAAACCGAGATGCCATCGCATCTGCACAAATCGTTGCCAACCCCGGTTGTTATCCGACCTGCGTTTCACTGCCTTTACTCCCTCTGCTGAAAGAAGGTCGTCTGAAACCACATATGCCGCTGATTGCGGACTGTAAATCAGGCGTATCCGGCGCAGGTCGGAAAGCCAATACCGGCTCACTGCTTTGCGAAGCCGGAGATAATTTTAAAGCCTACGGCATTACGGGACACCGACACCAGCCCGAAATTCGGCAAACCATCGCCACATTGCAACCAGGAATTGCCGAACATTTCATCTTCGTTCCCCATCTGACACCCATGATCCGAGGTATGCACGCCACTTTATACCTTCATCTTGAGGACGGTTGCAATCCGGAAGCTGTTTTACGCGAATTTTATCGGGACAGCCCTTTTGTGGACATCATGCCGGCCGGCTCAACACCAGAAACCCGCAGCGTGCGCGGTGCGAACCTTTGCCGTATCAGCATCCAAAAATCTTCATCTGACAATGTATGGATCGCTCTGTCCGTCATCGACAACTTAGTTAAAGGGGCGGCAGGACAAGCTGTTCAGAATATGAATATCATGTTTGGCTTTGATGAAAAACTCGGTTTGATACAAACTCCACTCCTACCTTAA
- a CDS encoding L,D-transpeptidase, with the protein MKKILFSTSLAALTAYATANTPVPDVSPVSQGQHVVINIPQQRLFLYTDGQLTKIYPVAVGKAMTQTNLGEHKIGAKAFNPTWHIPKSIQKERGDGVKSVPPGPNNPLGPVFVRLGDPKFSLGIHGTNAPASVPGVRSHGCVRMKSPDALEFAKTIATGAPASVIYQLASLNEDANKNLWLAAYRDPYNKKNLDTDALKKSIAAWAKAHSKTINAARIDAILKARTGAANCLTCAKGVKLKTPLKSLAWMSGSSTFSKPKVMPKPTPVKDEVLPAGSEIEIDAEDTPTPKAASAYSPRKPKAAEYTSPPAASTPSYPKYDLPADGDPTSLLF; encoded by the coding sequence ATGAAAAAAATTCTCTTCAGTACAAGCCTCGCGGCTCTGACCGCCTACGCAACTGCCAACACACCCGTTCCTGATGTTTCGCCCGTTTCACAAGGTCAACATGTTGTCATCAACATTCCGCAACAGCGTCTGTTCCTCTATACCGACGGACAACTAACAAAAATTTATCCTGTTGCTGTCGGCAAAGCCATGACCCAAACCAACCTTGGGGAACACAAAATCGGAGCCAAAGCTTTTAATCCTACTTGGCACATTCCGAAATCTATTCAGAAAGAACGCGGAGACGGCGTCAAATCCGTACCTCCCGGCCCCAATAATCCTCTGGGTCCTGTTTTTGTCCGTTTGGGCGACCCGAAATTCAGTTTGGGCATTCACGGCACGAACGCGCCTGCCAGCGTACCGGGTGTCCGCAGCCACGGTTGCGTGCGAATGAAATCTCCGGATGCGCTTGAGTTTGCAAAAACCATCGCAACCGGCGCCCCTGCTTCCGTCATTTACCAACTTGCCAGCCTCAACGAAGATGCCAATAAAAATCTTTGGCTGGCTGCATATCGCGATCCTTACAATAAAAAGAACCTCGATACCGATGCCCTGAAAAAAAGTATTGCCGCTTGGGCTAAGGCGCACAGCAAAACGATTAATGCCGCCCGTATCGATGCAATTTTGAAGGCGCGTACCGGGGCGGCAAACTGTTTGACCTGTGCTAAAGGCGTCAAATTGAAAACCCCGCTGAAATCCTTGGCATGGATGAGCGGCTCCAGTACCTTCAGCAAACCGAAAGTCATGCCGAAACCCACCCCTGTGAAAGATGAAGTATTGCCCGCCGGTTCTGAAATCGAAATAGATGCGGAAGATACTCCGACTCCGAAAGCAGCTTCGGCATACTCACCGAGAAAACCCAAAGCTGCCGAATACACCTCTCCACCGGCAGCTTCTACACCTTCCTATCCAAAATATGATCTGCCGGCAGACGGAGATCCTACTTCATTGCTGTTTTGA
- a CDS encoding 23S rRNA (uracil(1939)-C(5))-methyltransferase RlmD codes for MPCRAKWIFLMKMRTDNRQYESEADIFSLDYEGRGVARVNGKALFIEGAIPGERVRFEIIRSKKQFDEARVIDITRYSENRVEPKCRYFDTCGGCSIQHIDSTAQIAFKQRIMEEQLERIGKIRPKQILPAIYGTPWHYRERARLSISKDAGGRLKIGFKAKKSHEVIDVDSCMVLPAHISEKLPKIKQMLQSLIDLDLLFIEFFNSEKLTVLNICSGKKPPSQKLRQLEKWFDTIFGHEKKQWQIWLQARRQEAQPFYPKDCQPLGYALPEFEVEMPYKPGDFTQINAGLNGVMVGRALKLLDIQKNERIADLFCGLGNFSIPMAKSGAEVVGIEGEGSLVKRARNNASANGCSDRVSFFEADLFETDEVVVASWGQFDKMLLDPPRGGAYAVVKSLHAPYLPVRIVYVSCNPATFARDAEVLVNKGYKLKLAGVMNMFAQTSHVESIGVFDLENSI; via the coding sequence GTGCCCTGTCGGGCAAAATGGATTTTCTTGATGAAGATGCGGACAGATAACAGGCAATATGAGAGCGAGGCGGATATTTTTTCTTTGGATTATGAAGGAAGAGGTGTCGCGCGCGTTAATGGTAAGGCATTGTTTATTGAAGGAGCGATACCGGGTGAGCGGGTGCGGTTTGAAATCATCCGTTCGAAAAAACAATTTGATGAAGCACGGGTCATTGACATTACCCGATATTCGGAAAATCGAGTTGAGCCGAAGTGTAGGTATTTTGATACATGCGGTGGTTGTTCAATACAGCACATTGATTCGACAGCCCAGATTGCATTTAAACAACGCATTATGGAAGAGCAGTTGGAACGCATCGGCAAAATCCGACCCAAGCAGATTCTCCCAGCTATATATGGAACACCATGGCATTATCGGGAGCGTGCCAGACTGAGTATTTCAAAGGATGCAGGTGGTCGTCTGAAAATCGGTTTTAAGGCAAAAAAGAGTCATGAAGTGATTGATGTCGATTCATGTATGGTGTTGCCGGCTCATATTTCTGAGAAGTTGCCAAAAATAAAGCAAATGTTGCAAAGTTTGATAGATTTGGATTTGCTATTCATTGAGTTTTTTAATAGCGAAAAACTAACGGTTTTGAACATTTGTTCCGGAAAAAAACCGCCTAGTCAAAAATTGAGACAACTTGAAAAATGGTTTGATACGATATTCGGTCATGAGAAAAAACAGTGGCAGATTTGGCTGCAAGCCCGAAGACAGGAGGCCCAGCCATTCTATCCGAAAGATTGTCAGCCTTTGGGATATGCTTTACCTGAGTTTGAGGTTGAAATGCCGTACAAACCCGGGGATTTTACCCAGATTAATGCAGGCTTAAATGGAGTGATGGTTGGCAGGGCTTTGAAACTTCTAGATATTCAGAAAAACGAGCGTATTGCAGATTTGTTTTGCGGGCTTGGAAACTTCAGTATTCCTATGGCAAAAAGCGGGGCTGAGGTAGTTGGAATCGAAGGTGAAGGTTCGTTGGTTAAGCGAGCACGAAACAATGCTTCGGCTAACGGTTGTTCCGATAGGGTATCCTTCTTTGAAGCGGATTTGTTTGAAACAGATGAGGTTGTGGTAGCGTCATGGGGTCAATTCGACAAGATGTTGCTTGATCCCCCGAGAGGCGGTGCCTATGCTGTTGTCAAATCACTACATGCTCCGTATTTGCCGGTAAGGATAGTATATGTTTCTTGCAATCCGGCAACCTTTGCCAGAGATGCGGAAGTGCTGGTAAATAAGGGCTATAAGCTGAAATTGGCAGGGGTAATGAATATGTTTGCACAGACTTCGCATGTCGAATCTATAGGTGTCTTCGATTTGGAAAATAGTATATAG
- a CDS encoding 23S rRNA methyltransferase → MFLDYSLLIVLLALLLVVLLFIRFKQSGTTHKKTTKVAKSSIHHNKSNQKDEDALTPDWMDQVNQSVSNTEQQDWEWGGGETSGSTASVSAQEVDPLTEYQVYKQFGYESKAAESLAGYLNGLGDGAPEKLVHELIGLSLRVGNIDMLADALEKHGLVLPEESLAEYVKIGLMTEPTHLRLRVLAEERLGWSLQEIERRIGEPSGIEDSSESDSTSSDDVQHTSPTSQASKRSLIVLGKKEFNDITPEEMGAVIGFVKPEHGAKILKDKVDYKTAVQQYNRAIQTSSKPASLIIDALKLDYQNEEIGQFAQHLWKLYHSLGQYGRQVKERMLGWGYSLGYHEVFDDLEKGPNENRVKEIGLARGYLQPTSLQMKAKYRDLVQKDSSVISMNSSPADEALKEVESLLMYGQLDLAVDTLEQAVLQYPQESQLYIMLFDLYERVEDWARLEHFLRILRERVVSLPEEVILAMSRLLQRVNQYSKK, encoded by the coding sequence GTGTTCTTGGATTATTCACTTTTAATCGTATTGTTGGCGCTTTTGTTGGTTGTATTGCTGTTTATCCGCTTCAAACAAAGCGGAACGACACATAAAAAAACAACTAAGGTTGCCAAATCATCAATACATCATAACAAATCAAATCAAAAAGATGAGGATGCTCTCACTCCTGATTGGATGGATCAGGTCAATCAATCCGTTTCTAATACTGAACAGCAAGATTGGGAATGGGGTGGTGGAGAGACCTCTGGCTCAACAGCATCAGTATCTGCCCAGGAAGTTGATCCTCTGACTGAATATCAGGTGTACAAACAGTTCGGTTATGAAAGCAAGGCTGCGGAGTCTTTAGCCGGGTATCTGAACGGATTAGGTGATGGAGCTCCCGAAAAGCTGGTTCATGAATTAATCGGGCTGAGTCTCCGTGTCGGTAATATCGATATGTTGGCTGATGCTTTGGAAAAACACGGATTGGTTTTGCCTGAAGAGAGCTTGGCTGAATACGTTAAGATCGGTTTAATGACTGAGCCGACGCACTTGCGCCTGCGGGTTTTGGCGGAGGAACGTTTGGGATGGAGCTTGCAGGAAATTGAGCGCAGAATTGGCGAACCTTCAGGAATTGAAGATTCTTCAGAATCGGATTCAACTTCTTCAGATGATGTGCAGCACACTTCTCCAACTTCTCAAGCTTCAAAACGTTCTTTAATCGTGTTGGGAAAAAAAGAATTTAATGACATCACCCCTGAGGAAATGGGTGCAGTTATTGGGTTTGTTAAGCCTGAGCATGGTGCGAAAATTTTGAAGGATAAGGTTGATTATAAAACGGCCGTACAACAATACAACCGTGCTATTCAAACCTCTTCTAAACCTGCCAGCTTAATTATTGATGCTTTGAAATTGGACTACCAAAATGAAGAAATTGGTCAGTTTGCGCAACATTTGTGGAAGCTTTATCACTCACTCGGCCAATATGGCCGCCAAGTGAAAGAACGTATGCTCGGCTGGGGATATAGTCTAGGCTATCATGAGGTTTTTGATGATTTGGAAAAGGGACCAAATGAGAACCGCGTAAAAGAAATCGGTTTGGCCAGAGGTTATTTGCAACCTACTTCTTTGCAAATGAAGGCAAAATACCGAGATTTGGTACAAAAAGACTCGTCCGTTATCAGCATGAATTCTTCACCTGCTGATGAGGCTCTAAAAGAAGTCGAGTCGCTATTGATGTATGGTCAGTTAGATTTGGCTGTTGATACTTTGGAGCAGGCTGTACTGCAATATCCGCAAGAGTCTCAGCTATATATCATGTTGTTTGATCTTTACGAAAGAGTTGAAGACTGGGCACGTTTGGAACATTTCTTACGCATCTTGCGTGAACGCGTTGTCAGTTTGCCGGAAGAGGTTATTTTGGCTATGAGCCGTTTGCTTCAACGCGTAAATCAATATTCAAAAAAATAA
- a CDS encoding response regulator, producing the protein MDNLLPKIKTIRVMLRDMNEQQEAVFRMAFKMHNTTNYQIIGTDSAEKPDLVLVDTDTADGIETWKTLKTEYSDIPVAMFCSQEPSVETPYLPKPVKFDTLFPVLRSLAQGGNVFNPADSEAAKQNTQGNGSTEGRKATIKRFNPNKGLLGALKFASQGHQDIAVLHEGKPVLIVFPSIQRVLLTVNAHDLEGLCKDDNLSVVCKVVPDNPQWKEKAKVTIMSCLWQMAIWTAQGRLIYPMTPQTIFTLKRWPNLTRLAPVPESMRLSAFLTKTSVNLNILYKVMPLEMPDILNYLAATSVTGFLATDTEYAHNQTNVSEQVDVNSNVPDSQMVKDAEKIAGPSQEQPRGLLQRLMRKLLGKR; encoded by the coding sequence ATGGACAATCTGTTACCTAAAATTAAAACCATACGGGTTATGCTTCGTGATATGAATGAGCAGCAGGAAGCTGTATTCCGTATGGCTTTCAAAATGCACAATACGACGAATTATCAAATTATCGGTACGGATTCTGCTGAAAAGCCGGATTTGGTTCTGGTAGATACAGATACGGCTGACGGTATTGAGACTTGGAAAACGTTAAAAACCGAATATTCCGATATTCCAGTTGCGATGTTTTGCTCACAAGAACCTTCCGTGGAAACGCCATATCTCCCTAAACCGGTCAAATTTGATACCTTGTTTCCTGTATTGAGAAGTTTGGCTCAAGGTGGCAATGTTTTTAATCCTGCTGATAGTGAGGCAGCAAAACAAAATACTCAGGGTAATGGTAGTACAGAAGGGCGAAAAGCAACAATCAAACGGTTTAATCCGAATAAAGGATTGTTGGGAGCATTGAAGTTCGCTAGTCAAGGCCATCAGGATATTGCCGTTTTACATGAGGGCAAGCCGGTATTGATAGTTTTCCCAAGTATTCAGCGTGTTTTGTTGACTGTTAATGCGCATGATTTGGAGGGGCTTTGTAAAGATGATAATCTTTCTGTGGTATGCAAAGTAGTACCTGATAATCCTCAATGGAAGGAGAAAGCCAAAGTTACCATTATGTCTTGTCTGTGGCAGATGGCGATTTGGACTGCACAAGGTCGTCTGATTTATCCGATGACCCCTCAAACTATTTTTACATTGAAACGCTGGCCCAATCTGACCAGGCTGGCTCCAGTCCCTGAATCTATGAGGTTATCTGCCTTTCTAACTAAAACATCGGTTAATCTGAATATCCTCTATAAGGTTATGCCGTTGGAGATGCCTGATATATTGAATTATCTTGCAGCTACCTCCGTAACCGGTTTCTTGGCAACGGACACTGAATACGCACACAATCAGACTAATGTTTCCGAACAAGTTGATGTAAATAGCAATGTGCCTGATAGTCAGATGGTAAAAGATGCTGAGAAGATTGCAGGACCGTCGCAAGAACAGCCACGCGGACTGCTGCAACGATTGATGCGTAAGTTATTGGGAAAACGATAA